The nucleotide sequence AAATCAAGAGAAAAATTAAAAATCGTGTGCCTATGAATTTGGATGATTTGAAGGAGCCCAATGTAGGAATATCAAGCACTTAGCTTCAATTTTATGCTAAAGTATGCCTATTACTGTCGAACGTAGGTATATCAAAAAGAATCTATTCTTTAGTGAGATTATTGCAGTTGTGCCGCGGAATATATGTTTCTCCTGCCCCGATCCACAGGCTTTCCTATTTCTATCAAATTCTTCGGGAACAGTGGGTTGGCGGGGGATGTGAACCCCCGCCTCAAGGAAAACGGCGCATAATGCTAACCGGATGGGCAGCACTTCTTCATGAAATCCTGCCATGATTTTTCATCGCTGCAGCATTTTTCGAAGAACGGCTTGCACTTGTCCTTGACTCCCTCGCCGGTGATTTCAAGGCGGTATCCGTTTTCAATCTCCGTTACCTTGATATTGCAGCAGTCCTTTTCCATGATTACTCACCAATAAGAACTATGCACATTTAACGCAATCTGAGATATTCAAAATAGTTCAGGTAATTCTGAAAATCTTCATTGAATTTTTTCATTTCCTGATCTGACAAATGGCTCTGCACGAACCGCATGCGGTTATTGATGAAAATATGCGAACCACTGGGTTTAGAGCACATCCCTAAATCACTTTACAAGGAGGTCTGGTTGATGTAATAGTTTCCCGTGGAGGGGAACTATAATGAGAAAAAAGAAGAGGATTGAGTTTTGACCACGGCTTCCTCGAAAGCCTGGCTGGAAGGGTGTAAGTGACGAGTTCTGGGAGAAAGTGGCAGGGTATTCAAGAAGATGTGGAAAGCCTGTTTGCAGGAATATGATGAGATGAGAGGGATCCGGTGGGATTGGCAGATCTTGGATAGCCAGACGGTGCCTGCGCCGGTAAAAAAGGGCAAAAAGTAGGCAAAAACCCCACAGATTTCATTCTTCTCTAATGACTTAACAGAGTTACACACGACCGGCTTCGAACTTGACTCCCATGTCAGAGCCGATGTTGCGGTAAAGTCTCTGCCAGTCCTCCATTCCTCTGGCAAGATCAAGAGATAGCTGGACGATGCGATCACGGTCGGGATCACTCTTAATGGCCTCCTGTTCCATCTTCTGCAGGTTGACATTCATGCGTGCAGAGATTTCATCGATGCCAGCGATGTGTTGCTGCAATTGTTTCAAGTAATCCGGACTCAGGCTCTCCACAAACTTCTTATGCTCGTTCTGCGCTCTTTGGGTCAGTCGCTGCAACTCCTCGACCATCTGAGCAACGAAATTCCTGAAATGAGGATCAGCGGATGCTTGCTCAAGGCTTTTGGCCTCAGTGCGCACTTTGTATGCTGCCTTGAGACATGTTTTGATCTGATCGACCTGCTGTTCCGTAGCCTTCATCCGCTGTTGAGGCTGGCTCGTCGTTTCCGTCTGCTGTGCCTTAATGTCCGGAAGGATTGAGAATGCTATACTCAAGACCGTTAGAATGGTTAGAATCACCTTTACTCTCGTCATTACGCCTCTGCTGCCATACTTGCGGTATTTTAACTCATAAAATCGTATTCTACCACCACCATATCGAATTATATTTAATACTTCTGATAGCTATAGCATCCGATGACTCAATACTTTTCCTGGGCATGTCTATATTGATGCTTTGAATTCATGGTTTAATGCTAAAATTAAGTAAGAATAGATTAGGAACATCATGAATAAGATTTCAAGGAAGCTAATTAGAAGAGAGGTTTTATAGATGACCGATCAACATTTTGAAAAATTGCGGAGAGTCAGTGTTCCCGCGTTTGACAGGATCCTGGGGAAACCCTTCAAGATCCTGGACGACGGCTTCATCAGGGTGATCGATTATCTGGGCTGCGATCAGTCGATTGTCCAGGCGGCCCGTGTATCATACGGAAAAGGGACCAAGAAGATAAGCCAGGATCGGGAACTCATCCGCTATCTCATGCGCCACCGGCATACGACCCCTTTCGAGATGTGCGAGATAAAGTTTCATCTCCGCGTCCCGATGGACACATGGAGGCAATGGATCCGTCACCGCACGGCTAACGTGAACGAGTATTCCACCCGATATTCTGAAGCCATCGCCTCCGCCCACCGGACCAAGCCATGGGAATGGCGGCTTCAGTCCAGAAACAACAAGCAGGGAAGCGAGGGTTTCATAGATGAAGAGATCGGGAAGCATCTAACGGAGGGAGAAGACGAGCTGCATCGCACTGCGACCCGGATTTACGAAGAACGGCTTAAAGTTGGCGTTGCGCGTGAACAGGCGCGCAAAGACCTGCCACTTTCAACGTACACCGAAGCCTACTGGAAGATAGACCTGCACAATCTCCTTCACTTTCTGGAACTGCGGATGGACGCAACGGCGCAGATCGAGATCCGCACCTACGCCAACATCATGGGATATGAGATCGTCAGGAAATGGTGTCCCCTGACATGGGAGGCTTTTGAAGATTACGTTCTGAAGGGGATGAGGCTTTCCACGCATGAGCAGGCGATAATTTCTGCCATAGCTAATGACAAGAAGAAAGAGGCGAAACAGTTAGCACTCTCTCACAGCTATCTTATGGAAAAAGACGGCGCTTTAAAAGCCACCCTGGAAGGCCGAGAGCTGGAAGAAAAGCTTGAAAAAATGTCCCTTCCCATACCATGGTGATGCAAAGCGGGATCATTATGCATGCTACAATATGAAAACACACGAAGATTCATTGAGTCAAGGAGGAACTATGACGTCTGGCCTTAGCAAGGAGCAGAAAAAAGAGGTCATTAAAGATATCATAATCAGACTGCATAAAGGTCTGACCGTCCAGGAGGCGACGAAAGAGCTCCAGGAAAAGGTAGGGAGCATCGGCTCCACAGAAATAGCAGAGATCGAGCAGTCGCTGATTCGCGAGGGACTGTCCACGGACGAGATAAAAAAGTTCTGCAACGTCCATGCGCTGTTGTTCCAGTCGGCTTTGCAGCAATCTGTGGTGGCAGTCGAGTCCCCCGCACACCCCATCTCCCTCTTCAAGAGCGAGAACCGCGAGATCGAAAAGATCGCGGGAAAGATCAAAGAGACCGCCAGAGAGATGGAAACCTCCGAATCACTGCAAATCAAGGAAAGGATGAAGGACTTGCTGACGAAGCTGAAAGGAATTGAGGTGCACTACACGCGAAAGGAGCAGGTCCTCTTTCCCTACCTCGAGAAGCACGGATTCTTCGGTCCATCCAAAGTCATGTGGGGAAAGGACAATGATATAAGAGACATGCTGAGGAGATCCATTGCGCAGATCGACGCGCTGAAGGGAAAAAAAGAAACCGAAGATTTTCTCAAAGACCTTATCAACCCCCTCGTAGAAGAAGTAGAAGGAATGATCTTCAAGGAAGAGAACATCCTCTTCCCCACGACGATGGAAAAGCTGACTGTCGATGAATGGGTCGAGGTCTTGAAGGCGAGCGACGACGTTGGATACGTTTTCATCGAGAAGCCGAAGGAGACCGAGCTCCTCATCTTTGAGCTCAAGACGGCTCTCGTCGAGGAGCCGACCATAAAGGATGGGAAGATCATCTCCTTCCCCTCCGGCGAATTATCATTGAAGGAACTGATGAACATGCTGAA is from Acidobacteriota bacterium and encodes:
- the thyX gene encoding FAD-dependent thymidylate synthase, with amino-acid sequence MTDQHFEKLRRVSVPAFDRILGKPFKILDDGFIRVIDYLGCDQSIVQAARVSYGKGTKKISQDRELIRYLMRHRHTTPFEMCEIKFHLRVPMDTWRQWIRHRTANVNEYSTRYSEAIASAHRTKPWEWRLQSRNNKQGSEGFIDEEIGKHLTEGEDELHRTATRIYEERLKVGVAREQARKDLPLSTYTEAYWKIDLHNLLHFLELRMDATAQIEIRTYANIMGYEIVRKWCPLTWEAFEDYVLKGMRLSTHEQAIISAIANDKKKEAKQLALSHSYLMEKDGALKATLEGRELEEKLEKMSLPIPW
- a CDS encoding DUF438 domain-containing protein, with translation MTSGLSKEQKKEVIKDIIIRLHKGLTVQEATKELQEKVGSIGSTEIAEIEQSLIREGLSTDEIKKFCNVHALLFQSALQQSVVAVESPAHPISLFKSENREIEKIAGKIKETAREMETSESLQIKERMKDLLTKLKGIEVHYTRKEQVLFPYLEKHGFFGPSKVMWGKDNDIRDMLRRSIAQIDALKGKKETEDFLKDLINPLVEEVEGMIFKEENILFPTTMEKLTVDEWVEVLKASDDVGYVFIEKPKETELLIFELKTALVEEPTIKDGKIISFPSGELSLKELMNMLNTLPVDLTFVDKDDRVKYFSESRDRIFVRPRSIIGRQVQNCHPPQSLDVVEKILTAFKEGKKDFFDFWINFMGKFVYIRYFAVRDRDRNYLGTLEVTQNIKAIKELEGEKRLLDESY